In one window of Haloprofundus halophilus DNA:
- a CDS encoding deoxyuridine 5'-triphosphate nucleotidohydrolase encodes MYRAGSFVGDNVSPVSAEQLQPNGVDLTLEAVFEQREPGRIGCDGKEVGDRQAVEREETDGETETYYLPPGGYVVRYAETVRIPEDHVGFIYPRSSLLRNSCMLNTAVWDAGYEGKGEGLLEVHHDVEIERGARIAQLVLAAADHDGTYDGSYQGENL; translated from the coding sequence CAACGTCTCGCCCGTTTCGGCGGAGCAGCTGCAACCGAACGGCGTCGACCTGACGCTCGAAGCGGTCTTCGAACAGCGCGAACCCGGTCGCATCGGGTGTGACGGGAAGGAAGTCGGCGACCGACAGGCGGTCGAACGCGAGGAGACCGACGGCGAGACGGAGACGTACTACCTCCCGCCGGGCGGCTACGTCGTCCGGTACGCGGAGACGGTCCGCATCCCGGAGGACCACGTCGGCTTCATCTACCCGCGGTCGTCGCTCTTGCGCAACTCCTGCATGCTGAACACGGCGGTGTGGGACGCCGGCTACGAGGGGAAAGGCGAGGGTCTCCTCGAAGTCCACCACGACGTCGAGATAGAGCGCGGGGCGCGAATCGCGCAGTTGGTGCTCGCGGCGGCCGACCACGACGGCACCTACGACGGGAGCTACCAGGGCGAGAATCTGTAA